Proteins encoded within one genomic window of Elusimicrobiota bacterium:
- a CDS encoding DUF2075 domain-containing protein translates to MDKYQEIIMKRSYYSDSIERFLNTNTDEILGKLTKNSDFDLGQAQRDSWIEEISILKSVLSYYTGAIYFEYSIPRMGKRIDVVLLIDSIIFVLEFKIGEKQFTSYAIDQVYDYALDLKNFHETSHNQPIAPILIATGVKNCDLADPIIRIDDNLFSPIRTNDKFLNTVIKYVLQFSPEHKIDQLAWEKGRYCPTPTIIEAAMALYNSHSVNDISRNDASAKNLSITSESISEIISYSKTKYRKSICFVTGVPGAGKTLVGLNIATKYIDKSSDLHSVFLSGNGPLVSILREALARDKVQQSKERGIRIRKGIAMSEVKMFIQNVHNFRDDCLDNLKPPLEHVVLFDEAQRAWNKEQTTNFMRRKKNKPNFNRSESEFLISCLDRHTDWAVIVCLVGGGQEINTGEAGISEWLASLNNSFKDWDIYISAHLTDSEYNTNDVLDKLKSRININLKNDLHLAVSMRSFRAEHVSLLVKQLLDLENAEAYRTLIEIQEKYPIVLTRNLAKAKQWLRSKARGSERYGLVVSSQAERLKPYAIDVKSPMEPIHWFLDGKEDVRSSYYLEDVATEFDIQGLELDWAGIIWDADFRHSNEGWNHWSFCGDRWNHIRKPERQSYQKNAYRVLLTRARQGMVIVVPEGDAGDPTRKKEYYDPTYEYLKEIGFTEI, encoded by the coding sequence GTGGATAAATATCAAGAAATAATTATGAAAAGATCTTACTATTCTGACTCTATTGAGCGTTTTCTTAATACAAATACTGACGAAATTCTTGGAAAACTAACAAAAAACAGCGATTTTGATTTAGGACAAGCTCAAAGAGATTCATGGATAGAAGAAATTAGTATTTTAAAGTCAGTTCTTTCTTATTATACGGGCGCGATATATTTTGAATATTCTATCCCTCGAATGGGGAAACGCATAGACGTAGTACTTCTTATTGATTCCATAATCTTCGTTCTTGAATTTAAGATTGGCGAAAAACAATTTACTTCATATGCAATAGACCAAGTATATGATTACGCACTAGACTTAAAGAATTTTCACGAAACGAGTCATAACCAACCTATTGCACCAATTCTCATAGCAACAGGCGTTAAAAATTGTGATTTAGCTGATCCAATAATACGCATAGATGATAATTTGTTTTCACCTATACGAACCAATGATAAATTTTTAAATACTGTCATTAAATATGTTCTACAATTTTCTCCCGAACACAAAATAGACCAACTGGCATGGGAAAAAGGGAGATATTGCCCTACACCTACCATTATAGAAGCAGCTATGGCCCTCTATAATAGCCATTCCGTTAATGATATATCTCGAAACGATGCTAGCGCAAAAAATCTGAGCATAACGTCAGAATCGATATCAGAAATTATTAGTTATTCAAAAACGAAATACAGAAAATCTATATGTTTTGTAACCGGCGTACCTGGGGCCGGGAAAACTTTAGTTGGACTTAATATTGCAACCAAATATATTGATAAATCGAGTGATCTCCATAGTGTATTTCTATCCGGAAACGGTCCGTTGGTATCAATACTACGGGAAGCTCTTGCACGTGATAAGGTTCAACAATCAAAAGAACGTGGAATACGAATAAGAAAAGGTATTGCAATGAGTGAAGTAAAGATGTTTATTCAAAATGTGCACAATTTTCGTGATGATTGTCTTGATAACTTAAAACCCCCATTGGAACATGTTGTTCTTTTTGATGAAGCGCAACGCGCGTGGAATAAAGAACAGACAACAAATTTTATGCGTCGAAAAAAGAATAAGCCTAATTTTAACCGTTCAGAATCAGAATTTCTAATTTCATGCTTGGATCGACATACAGATTGGGCAGTTATCGTATGTCTAGTTGGTGGAGGTCAGGAAATTAATACAGGTGAGGCAGGAATTAGTGAATGGTTAGCATCCTTGAATAACTCGTTTAAAGATTGGGATATTTATATATCCGCCCATCTTACCGATAGCGAATATAACACAAATGACGTTCTAGATAAATTAAAATCACGAATAAATATTAACTTAAAAAATGACTTACATCTTGCAGTATCAATGCGTTCTTTCCGAGCTGAACATGTTTCGTTATTAGTAAAGCAATTACTCGATCTTGAAAATGCCGAGGCATATAGAACTTTGATAGAAATTCAGGAAAAGTATCCTATTGTTTTGACTCGTAACTTGGCTAAAGCAAAACAGTGGCTCAGGTCGAAAGCACGAGGTTCAGAACGTTATGGCCTTGTCGTGTCTTCTCAAGCCGAACGACTAAAACCGTATGCAATAGATGTTAAATCACCAATGGAGCCAATTCATTGGTTTCTTGATGGAAAAGAAGATGTTCGTTCTTCCTATTATTTAGAAGACGTTGCAACAGAGTTTGATATCCAAGGCCTCGAACTTGATTGGGCAGGGATTATCTGGGATGCCGATTTCCGACATTCAAATGAAGGTTGGAACCACTGGTCTTTTTGCGGTGATAGATGGAATCACATTAGGAAACCAGAAAGACAAAGTTACCAAAAGAATGCCTATCGCGTACTTTTAACTCGTGCACGCCAAGGAATGGTGATTGTTGTACCAGAAGGAGATGCTGGTGATCCAACTCGAAAAAAAGAATATTATGACCCTACTTATGAATATTTAAAGGAAATTGGTTTTACGGAGATATAA
- the zupT gene encoding zinc transporter ZupT has protein sequence MFDNNVLFAFGLTLLAGLSTGIGSILALLSKKVNPKYLSAALGFSAGVMLYVSFVEILADARKSLVVLYGNKPGFWIATAAFFAGIGLIALIDKLVPEYENPHELKNISDKTDGTAPACDPRLMRVGVFTALAIGIHNFPEGIATFISALHTPALGISIAVAVAIHNIPEGLVVSVPIYCATGSRRKAFIYSFLSGLSEPVGAIIGYLLLRTFLNPAMFGIIFALVAGIMVYISLDELFPTAEKYGEHHIVITGFIAGMAVMAVSLLLLM, from the coding sequence ATGTTTGACAACAACGTCCTCTTTGCATTCGGGCTGACCTTGCTCGCAGGGTTATCTACCGGGATAGGTAGTATCCTGGCGTTACTCTCAAAAAAGGTTAACCCCAAATATTTATCCGCAGCATTAGGTTTCTCCGCAGGGGTTATGCTCTACGTATCATTCGTAGAAATCCTGGCTGACGCACGGAAATCGTTAGTTGTTCTCTATGGTAACAAGCCGGGGTTCTGGATTGCAACCGCTGCTTTTTTCGCGGGGATCGGGTTAATCGCATTGATTGATAAACTAGTTCCCGAGTATGAGAACCCGCATGAACTTAAGAATATTAGTGATAAAACTGATGGCACTGCACCAGCCTGTGATCCGCGGTTAATGCGGGTGGGAGTGTTCACCGCACTGGCGATCGGTATACATAATTTCCCTGAGGGTATTGCCACGTTTATCAGTGCGTTACACACACCCGCTTTGGGGATAAGTATTGCCGTGGCGGTTGCTATCCACAACATCCCGGAAGGCCTTGTGGTATCGGTACCGATATACTGCGCAACAGGTAGTAGAAGAAAAGCGTTTATTTACTCGTTTCTTTCCGGGTTATCAGAACCCGTTGGCGCGATTATTGGTTACCTGTTGTTACGCACATTCCTTAACCCTGCAATGTTCGGTATAATTTTTGCTCTCGTAGCGGGAATTATGGTATATATTTCTCTGGATGAACTGTTCCCCACTGCGGAAAAGTATGGGGAACATCATATCGTTATCACCGGCTTTATTGCCGGGATGGCGGTTATGGCGGTAAGTTTATTGTTATTGATGTAA
- a CDS encoding ABC transporter ATP-binding protein, translating into MIKTVGLTKQFNRTLAVDNLNLEIADGEIFAYLGPNGAGKTTTLKMLLGLLKPTKGYALVGGLDPQKDPMKVKHMTGLVPEYPYLYRKLTGFEYLNFVADLYHLPKNDIDRIPEVLKTFGLEDWMYDMVESYSHGMQQKLALSAIVLRQPKFIFLDEPLIGLDPLSQRKMREILVGLAKKGATILICTHILEIAEKVCTRVGIINKGQLTHIGTIDELRKKADTDAASGLEDIFFKLTE; encoded by the coding sequence ATGATAAAAACCGTAGGGTTAACAAAACAGTTCAACCGCACATTAGCCGTGGATAATCTTAACCTCGAGATCGCGGATGGCGAAATTTTTGCCTACCTCGGCCCGAACGGCGCGGGGAAAACTACTACCCTGAAAATGCTGCTGGGGTTACTAAAACCTACTAAAGGATACGCTTTGGTAGGCGGGCTTGACCCGCAAAAAGATCCAATGAAGGTTAAGCATATGACCGGCCTTGTGCCGGAGTACCCGTACTTATACCGTAAACTCACAGGGTTTGAGTACCTTAACTTTGTTGCTGACCTTTATCATTTACCAAAAAACGATATTGACCGTATCCCCGAAGTACTGAAAACGTTTGGGCTCGAGGATTGGATGTATGACATGGTGGAATCATACTCTCATGGGATGCAGCAAAAACTTGCGCTCTCCGCGATTGTCCTGCGCCAACCGAAGTTTATATTCCTGGATGAACCACTGATCGGGCTTGATCCTCTTAGCCAGCGTAAGATGCGCGAGATACTAGTTGGGCTAGCAAAAAAGGGTGCGACAATTCTTATCTGCACACACATCCTTGAGATTGCAGAGAAAGTGTGTACCCGGGTAGGGATTATTAATAAAGGACAGTTGACGCATATAGGTACTATCGACGAACTACGGAAGAAAGCTGATACCGACGCAGCAAGCGGGCTGGAAGATATTTTCTTCAAACTTACGGAATGA
- a CDS encoding polysaccharide deacetylase family protein, translating to MRVKSLGLLVLATLLFAAGTAECRFYTNGPKDGGRFVALTFDDGPGQMTPDFLAVLEKQKVKATFFMSGSQVKYHPEEAKLVAKAGHEIGSHTTVHRGYHKIKVIDEKAIKILTDDIKQTEAVLSTTIGIKPHLLRFPYGYCKKWAIDVCAKLGYDVINWSYGYDWTKLSDQQLLDYYVKNSAPGAIILMHDGWKVNRVLALLPKIIEDIRAKGYEFVTVSELLKLEDKGKGK from the coding sequence TTGAGAGTTAAGAGTTTAGGGTTACTGGTTTTAGCAACACTTTTATTTGCAGCAGGTACTGCGGAATGCAGGTTTTATACTAACGGCCCGAAGGATGGCGGTAGATTTGTAGCGTTAACGTTTGATGACGGGCCTGGGCAGATGACTCCTGACTTTCTTGCGGTACTTGAGAAACAAAAGGTTAAAGCAACCTTCTTTATGTCAGGCAGCCAGGTTAAGTATCATCCGGAAGAAGCTAAGTTGGTAGCAAAAGCCGGGCATGAGATCGGGTCGCACACCACAGTCCACCGGGGGTATCATAAGATAAAAGTTATTGATGAGAAAGCCATAAAAATCCTTACTGACGATATCAAACAAACCGAGGCGGTACTCAGCACTACGATCGGTATAAAACCGCATCTTCTGCGGTTTCCCTATGGGTACTGCAAAAAATGGGCGATTGATGTATGCGCAAAACTGGGATACGACGTTATCAACTGGTCCTATGGGTATGACTGGACAAAATTGTCTGATCAGCAGTTATTGGATTACTACGTAAAAAATTCTGCACCCGGTGCAATAATTCTTATGCATGACGGGTGGAAGGTAAACCGTGTTCTCGCGTTATTACCAAAAATTATTGAAGATATCCGCGCGAAAGGGTATGAGTTCGTTACCGTAAGCGAGTTATTGAAGTTAGAAGATAAAGGGAAGGGTAAGTAA
- a CDS encoding DUF5722 domain-containing protein translates to MMKIFLSTFLLSLAGYLSNADCANLQNNSLYDPSLDITSVEAMEKSLIIKLTGILKTPVKLIELKPYQKYTLDSKLSIAWQGIPENNRIEIPRFAGTQDRLFSKFQIIDSKSRQRAGKSHYVNDLSSVSLRNFDFLRPASIKGLQVQDVEDAVLLGVKHAAINISVSSIINWSTGTPSETWEVDGENIPINTKYISRLDTTCKNLTAAGIDITGILLNHVPDSPNPQNYLIHPKTDLANAPNHLGAFNTATDPGLRYYHAVIEYLANRYSDPTGKFGWVSGYIIGNEVQSHLEWYNIGKITLSDFVEDYGIALRIADLAARKFHSKIRIYVSLDHHWSTALRPDPLTAFNGKEFVEQLTIWSKNSGDFPWHIAFHPYPENLFEPRFWNDRMAVLSFDTPKITFKNIEVLPAFLNQDILLYRGQPRRIILSEQGFHTPAGIDGEKVQAAAYAYAFHKLSHLPGIDAFILHRHVDHKGEGNLRLGLWTWTENDPNASKPDKKKYIYDVFRLADTAQRESVFEFAKPIIGIKDWAETLPVLSTSTYTKLSWNPVPEETESVVINLTDNINNAVLTNCLSWRSEVVLYNETLKKSIFHHPKELADSDATFTIKLPVLKSGKKLSFVFGTGLTHESVDGARFSVLIDGKELWDVSDKNTVINEYKIDLTPWAGKTVLLTLRVNPLENTQYDWLVWVYPLIITEK, encoded by the coding sequence ATGATGAAAATATTTTTGTCTACCTTTTTGTTAAGCCTGGCTGGTTATCTGAGTAATGCTGACTGTGCAAACCTGCAAAATAATTCTTTATACGACCCGTCATTGGATATTACTTCAGTTGAAGCTATGGAAAAGAGTTTAATAATAAAATTAACGGGTATCCTCAAAACACCGGTAAAATTGATTGAACTTAAACCTTACCAAAAATATACGCTTGACTCAAAACTGAGTATCGCCTGGCAGGGGATCCCCGAAAATAACCGTATCGAAATACCCAGGTTTGCGGGTACACAGGACAGGTTATTTTCAAAATTTCAAATAATTGATTCTAAGTCCAGGCAACGGGCCGGGAAATCTCATTATGTAAACGACTTATCGTCGGTATCATTACGTAACTTCGATTTTCTCCGGCCTGCAAGTATTAAAGGGCTTCAGGTGCAGGATGTAGAAGATGCGGTTCTTCTAGGGGTTAAACATGCGGCAATAAATATTTCGGTCTCAAGTATAATTAATTGGTCTACCGGTACCCCTAGCGAAACATGGGAAGTAGACGGTGAAAATATACCGATTAATACTAAGTATATAAGTAGATTAGACACTACCTGCAAAAACCTGACTGCTGCAGGAATTGATATTACCGGAATTCTTCTTAACCATGTGCCGGATAGCCCAAACCCGCAAAATTATTTAATTCATCCAAAAACGGATTTAGCTAACGCACCGAATCATTTAGGAGCATTTAATACGGCTACTGACCCCGGGTTACGTTACTATCATGCAGTAATTGAATATCTGGCTAACCGTTACTCTGATCCAACGGGTAAATTCGGCTGGGTTTCCGGTTACATTATTGGTAATGAAGTTCAGTCACACCTGGAATGGTATAATATCGGTAAAATCACGTTATCTGATTTTGTTGAAGATTACGGGATTGCTTTACGGATTGCCGATCTTGCAGCAAGAAAATTTCATTCTAAAATCCGGATTTACGTATCCTTAGACCATCATTGGAGTACAGCCCTTCGCCCTGATCCGTTAACGGCATTTAATGGTAAAGAATTTGTGGAACAATTAACTATTTGGTCAAAAAACAGCGGTGATTTCCCCTGGCATATTGCTTTTCATCCGTACCCGGAGAACCTTTTCGAACCGCGGTTCTGGAATGACCGGATGGCAGTATTAAGTTTTGACACACCCAAGATTACTTTTAAAAATATTGAAGTATTACCTGCGTTTCTAAACCAGGATATTTTATTGTACCGAGGTCAGCCGCGACGGATTATTCTCTCAGAGCAGGGATTTCATACACCAGCGGGGATAGACGGCGAAAAAGTTCAGGCAGCTGCTTATGCATATGCTTTCCATAAACTCAGCCATCTGCCGGGGATAGACGCATTTATTCTTCATCGGCATGTAGACCATAAAGGAGAGGGTAACCTGAGGTTAGGTCTTTGGACCTGGACAGAAAATGATCCTAATGCTTCTAAGCCTGATAAGAAAAAATATATATATGACGTGTTCCGTCTGGCAGATACCGCACAGCGGGAAAGTGTATTCGAGTTCGCCAAACCAATCATTGGAATAAAAGATTGGGCTGAAACATTACCCGTACTTTCTACAAGTACTTATACTAAACTATCCTGGAATCCGGTCCCGGAGGAAACAGAATCTGTTGTTATCAATTTAACTGACAATATAAACAATGCCGTACTTACAAACTGTTTATCCTGGCGTAGTGAAGTTGTACTTTATAACGAAACCCTAAAAAAATCTATTTTCCATCATCCTAAGGAACTAGCTGATAGTGACGCTACTTTTACGATTAAGCTCCCTGTTCTGAAGTCAGGAAAAAAGTTGAGTTTCGTATTTGGTACCGGTTTAACTCATGAAAGTGTTGATGGTGCACGGTTTTCTGTCTTGATTGACGGTAAAGAATTATGGGATGTTTCTGATAAAAATACGGTAATAAACGAATACAAAATTGATTTAACACCATGGGCTGGGAAAACTGTTTTATTAACCCTCCGGGTAAACCCGCTGGAAAACACTCAATATGACTGGCTGGTCTGGGTGTATCCGCTGATAATCACAGAAAAATAA
- a CDS encoding beta-N-acetylglucosaminidase domain-containing protein, which translates to MRKLLIAIAVTVATAISSSLQGANIVYPNYIGKIIPAPKEVVYYPDFLMVYKKSAVASSLLIVTSSTVAPAVEYAIELFNGKLQFVSSTTSVVDVISAPLKDYGKYDTIISLGDNGLTEELENKYNLTYSTTALANSEGYVVKTVKHNNKNVIICKSNTSRGLAYSLISLIHMMTTDKDGNVVLQKVEVTDWPSYKVRTVSGTTQFAKMKEYARWMPLYKLNMIDINYNTHDWRNPDQRYTEFVKDVCNNSRDIGLVDIMQFVNPYYSVKVTTSSRIVVSDPAERDRLFADFENSLAQGGKYIMLCADDYTHYKDKEFILFYEGDKQMFKTVADAQAFLVNDVYRRVKAKYPETTIIFCAPHYSNGHVYGWSREPKLAIDYFKELADKIPLDVPIVWTGPTVRSFKITEDDVKVFSGFINGRIPFLWDNTSYAHHKPLICFFDAYEIDLPANFYELTNPSGIHMNGTVSEIYKLTHVTGGDYMWNPGKYNANQSTKDTLASLLGPSCAEPVLDLKNQYFETLNVVLTTPRNKSYQSTVSSSLSILDAKLDSVAKVCNDTAMMSEIRNTIRTPRVEYQKVLDIKKVVVKKLMSGAKLDPAISFTDEKWETLTRTSQFIPMDNSGKIPPTYAYVGYDNNNLYIAVVAEEPYVNKLGGKVTKRDSGVYNEDSIELFIDPKLTRDTYWHLGVNSINTQYDSQVKPGTSKTAEANIEWMSNVEKDYNKSRWIAKFVIPFKSLGMVPVAGDTWGLNLNRQRYIDIADPQELSTWAGLTGRMFFQPKLFGELVFE; encoded by the coding sequence ATGCGTAAATTGTTAATCGCCATTGCCGTTACCGTCGCCACTGCGATCTCATCAAGCTTGCAAGGAGCTAACATTGTGTATCCAAACTACATTGGCAAGATAATCCCCGCACCAAAAGAGGTTGTGTACTACCCGGACTTTTTGATGGTATACAAAAAAAGCGCAGTGGCGTCTTCGCTGTTAATAGTAACTTCGTCGACAGTTGCTCCGGCGGTAGAGTATGCCATTGAATTATTCAACGGTAAATTACAGTTTGTTTCTAGCACAACCTCTGTCGTTGACGTTATCTCCGCTCCGTTGAAGGATTACGGGAAGTATGACACTATTATCTCCTTGGGAGATAATGGATTAACCGAAGAGCTTGAGAATAAATATAACCTTACCTACAGCACAACAGCACTGGCGAATAGCGAAGGGTATGTTGTCAAAACGGTAAAACATAACAATAAAAACGTAATTATCTGTAAAAGCAATACATCCCGCGGGCTGGCATACTCATTGATATCGTTGATTCACATGATGACTACGGATAAGGACGGTAATGTTGTGCTTCAAAAAGTTGAGGTTACCGACTGGCCATCATACAAAGTTCGTACTGTCAGCGGAACTACGCAATTCGCTAAGATGAAAGAGTATGCGCGGTGGATGCCGTTGTACAAGCTCAATATGATCGACATAAACTACAACACGCACGATTGGCGAAACCCGGATCAACGATACACCGAGTTTGTTAAAGATGTGTGTAACAATAGCCGTGATATCGGGTTAGTTGATATCATGCAGTTCGTCAACCCGTACTACTCTGTGAAGGTAACAACATCGTCAAGGATCGTGGTATCCGACCCCGCAGAACGTGACCGGTTGTTTGCCGATTTTGAGAACAGCCTCGCGCAGGGAGGGAAGTATATAATGCTTTGCGCTGATGACTATACGCATTACAAAGATAAAGAGTTTATCCTGTTTTACGAAGGGGATAAACAAATGTTTAAAACTGTCGCTGATGCCCAGGCATTCCTTGTGAACGACGTATACCGCCGGGTGAAAGCTAAATATCCTGAGACAACAATTATTTTCTGCGCACCGCATTATAGCAACGGACACGTGTACGGGTGGAGCCGCGAGCCAAAACTTGCAATTGATTATTTTAAAGAACTCGCGGATAAAATACCGTTGGACGTTCCTATCGTATGGACCGGCCCAACGGTGCGGTCGTTCAAGATTACGGAAGATGATGTTAAAGTTTTTTCCGGTTTCATCAACGGGCGGATACCGTTCCTCTGGGATAATACGTCATACGCGCATCATAAACCATTGATTTGTTTTTTTGATGCCTACGAAATCGACTTACCTGCAAACTTTTATGAACTTACCAACCCAAGCGGGATTCATATGAACGGAACTGTTAGTGAAATTTACAAACTTACGCATGTTACCGGCGGTGACTATATGTGGAACCCAGGGAAGTATAACGCTAACCAGTCAACAAAAGATACGCTAGCGTCTTTACTTGGCCCATCCTGTGCAGAACCGGTATTGGATTTGAAAAACCAGTATTTTGAAACGTTAAACGTTGTGTTGACCACCCCGAGGAACAAAAGTTACCAATCAACTGTATCCTCGAGCCTCTCAATCCTTGACGCTAAACTTGACAGCGTTGCAAAAGTGTGCAATGATACCGCGATGATGTCTGAGATACGCAACACCATCCGCACCCCGCGGGTGGAGTACCAAAAGGTGCTGGACATAAAAAAAGTTGTAGTCAAGAAACTTATGTCCGGAGCGAAGCTTGACCCGGCCATATCTTTTACCGACGAAAAGTGGGAAACGCTTACCCGTACTTCACAATTTATTCCGATGGATAACAGCGGTAAAATACCGCCTACCTACGCGTATGTAGGGTATGACAATAACAATTTGTATATCGCCGTCGTTGCGGAAGAACCCTATGTAAACAAGCTCGGCGGAAAGGTTACCAAGCGTGACAGCGGGGTGTACAACGAAGATAGTATCGAACTGTTTATCGACCCGAAACTTACACGCGATACTTACTGGCACCTAGGGGTTAATAGTATCAACACACAGTACGATAGCCAGGTGAAACCGGGGACTTCAAAAACCGCGGAAGCAAATATTGAATGGATGTCAAACGTAGAAAAAGATTATAATAAGTCGCGCTGGATTGCAAAGTTTGTTATCCCGTTTAAGTCGTTAGGCATGGTACCCGTAGCTGGGGATACCTGGGGATTGAACTTAAACCGCCAACGGTATATTGATATCGCCGACCCGCAGGAACTATCTACGTGGGCAGGCCTTACCGGTCGGATGTTTTTCCAGCCCAAACTGTTTGGAGAGCTGGTATTTGAATAA
- a CDS encoding heparinase II/III family protein has product MKNKCAYLRMLVVLLLSSPAWITCTNVMGENTKVLLSQKQRPYIIVNKDKVAEIKERIQKYEWAKTIADRLIKQANNIVATPVNIPDTGGEWTHYYACRQCGRTLDYVDGKNWCPVCKLDHPGMPYDGVVVSRKHHAILDNLFNVSIVYALTSDTRYAKHVRDVLTGYAERYRNYPLHGVRSRTNDKSWGHVFSQTLDEAVTFISVVWAYDIICSNTVFSDIDKQNIEQNLFLEVAKNIMRNNSGRSNWQSWHNGLLTAVGLCLNDSKMVSDALYGDSGLQFQLNNSVLPDGFWYESSPSYHFYALKPIRETVEMASLAGITEFVDNKQYRSLFAAPLEYVQPNLRFPGVSDAAEFSLSGESANYEYAYAKFRDPNYATAIKSRGRNSMEALLYGVEPLPETAGLVLTSKNFGGLGAAVLREGTGSDQLYLHFDYGPYGSGHGHPDKLAIHLYGYGKVLAPDPGVLNYGAAQFTWWYKQTLSHNTVLINEKSQAKVDGILEFFHTEPGFHVARGMCDNLYPGVAMRRTVVLTDKYVVDIFDIDCGTVPVTIDWAYHNYGILQSSLPWIVQPEPVSKEKAYQYFTDIKKAEHNDDWTADFVDTASSVTVRLTMLGHTAGETNNVIYAGNGLAGKPPQKCPMVLARKTGATSARYIAVIEPYRTSENPPLRDVKVINNIGVGGIARIELTRSDAKKDIISFTTDKVELIK; this is encoded by the coding sequence ATGAAAAACAAATGTGCTTACTTAAGGATGCTGGTCGTATTATTACTATCGTCCCCCGCTTGGATTACCTGTACAAATGTTATGGGAGAAAATACTAAAGTGTTATTATCGCAAAAACAACGGCCGTATATTATCGTTAATAAAGACAAAGTCGCGGAGATAAAAGAACGTATACAAAAGTATGAATGGGCAAAAACCATTGCGGACCGGTTAATAAAACAGGCGAATAACATTGTTGCAACGCCAGTTAACATACCGGATACCGGCGGGGAGTGGACACACTACTATGCGTGTCGGCAATGCGGCCGTACGCTGGATTATGTTGACGGTAAAAACTGGTGCCCTGTCTGTAAACTTGACCATCCCGGGATGCCGTATGATGGTGTTGTTGTCTCGCGTAAGCATCACGCTATTTTAGACAACCTTTTCAACGTTTCTATCGTATATGCACTTACCAGCGATACACGGTATGCTAAGCACGTGCGGGATGTTTTAACTGGTTATGCGGAGAGATATCGTAACTATCCTCTACACGGGGTGAGGTCAAGAACGAATGATAAATCATGGGGTCATGTGTTTTCACAAACACTGGACGAAGCCGTAACGTTTATCTCCGTGGTATGGGCATACGATATTATCTGTAGTAATACGGTTTTCTCTGATATTGATAAACAAAATATTGAACAAAACCTTTTTCTTGAAGTAGCGAAGAATATTATGCGTAACAATTCGGGACGTAGTAACTGGCAGTCGTGGCATAATGGATTGCTTACTGCTGTGGGGTTGTGTTTAAACGATTCCAAGATGGTAAGCGATGCGTTGTACGGTGATAGCGGGTTACAGTTTCAACTAAATAACTCTGTCCTCCCCGACGGTTTCTGGTATGAAAGTTCGCCGTCATACCATTTTTATGCGTTAAAGCCTATCAGAGAAACCGTAGAGATGGCTTCTCTGGCAGGTATTACAGAGTTTGTGGATAATAAACAGTACCGTTCATTATTCGCTGCACCGCTGGAATATGTCCAGCCGAACCTGCGGTTCCCGGGGGTAAGCGATGCGGCAGAGTTTTCGCTTTCCGGGGAAAGCGCTAATTACGAGTACGCATACGCAAAGTTTCGTGATCCAAACTACGCGACAGCAATAAAATCGCGGGGACGGAATTCAATGGAAGCGTTACTTTACGGCGTAGAACCGTTACCCGAAACCGCGGGGTTAGTCCTTACCAGCAAGAATTTTGGCGGCTTAGGCGCAGCTGTATTACGTGAAGGTACAGGGTCAGATCAGCTTTATCTCCACTTCGACTACGGCCCTTATGGGTCAGGCCACGGGCATCCGGATAAACTCGCTATACATTTATACGGATACGGGAAAGTGTTGGCGCCGGATCCTGGGGTACTCAATTACGGTGCAGCACAGTTTACTTGGTGGTACAAACAAACGTTGTCTCATAATACAGTTTTGATTAATGAAAAAAGCCAGGCAAAGGTAGACGGGATACTTGAGTTTTTCCATACTGAACCCGGCTTCCACGTGGCACGCGGTATGTGTGATAATTTATACCCTGGTGTGGCTATGCGGAGAACCGTAGTGCTTACCGACAAATACGTGGTTGATATTTTTGATATCGACTGCGGTACTGTTCCTGTGACAATCGATTGGGCATACCACAACTACGGAATTTTGCAATCATCACTTCCGTGGATTGTTCAACCCGAACCGGTATCAAAAGAAAAAGCGTACCAGTATTTTACTGATATCAAAAAAGCGGAACATAACGATGATTGGACTGCTGATTTTGTTGATACCGCCAGCAGTGTTACCGTGCGGTTGACAATGCTGGGGCATACCGCAGGGGAAACGAATAATGTTATCTATGCCGGTAACGGGTTAGCTGGTAAACCTCCGCAAAAATGTCCGATGGTACTCGCACGTAAAACCGGCGCTACTTCCGCGCGGTATATCGCAGTGATCGAACCCTATCGTACCAGCGAAAATCCGCCGTTACGCGATGTAAAGGTTATAAATAATATTGGAGTTGGCGGTATCGCAAGAATTGAATTAACAAGAAGTGATGCTAAAAAAGACATCATTTCTTTTACTACGGATAAAGTTGAGTTAATAAAATGA